The genomic segment aaatttcaaggGGAATGAAGTTTGGTAGAATTAGGGGGATCACAAGGACACTCTAGGTAATCATTCCTTCAATAAGCATTGTTTAACTCCTAAGTTAAAGCCTACAGAAGTATGAATACATAGGTAGCCCACCTTGTATTTCAAGAAATGAGGCTAGGCTCCTGAAAACTCTTAgatcaatataaaattgatCAGATTGAAATAACCTTAGGGTGCTTAATTGCAGAAAATTGCAATTCAACCTCTAACGTTGCAGCCCTCTAAGTTTAATATCTGCTGTCTGTACTTTTTCTTGGcttaattttttgttgaaatcaACGTTCAGTTTTATTATtgtgttttgtttgttttccaGGTGGTGGCCAGTTATATATGTGGGGCAAAATAAAGACTACCGGTGATGACTGGATGTATCCTAAACCTCTCATGGATTTAAGGTTTGGCTCTATGCCACGGTTATATCATACTTTTGTTCTAATGATAATTGTTTCTACTGACATCATGATGAGTGGCTGATTTTGCTTTTGGTTTTGATGTCTCaggattattttattttcagattttggtTGCTGTTTTTATCCTCCCTTTCAGTGAAGCATTCCACCTTGTTTTGTGTAGTCATAATCATCAAGCTTTGCATGAAGTTTTCTGATAATCTAGTGTTAGGGTGGCTTAGCTGAGAAGCTTCTGTTATTTGGTTGCATTATCTTGAATGGTGTATTAGATTGCCTTAGTTGTCCTGTTATTTTATgctgttattttttattttgtgctttattTGAAGTTTTATGGTATCTCAATTTAAAGTCAAGTAAACTTCACGCCACTGGTATTAGTTTTCTTATAATCTACTGTTAGGGTAGCTTAGTGTAGAAGCTTGTGTTCTTTGGTTGCATTATATTCTATGCTTTTTAAGCATATTAGATTGCCTTAGTTGTTCTGTTATTTTATGctgtttattttgattttgtgcTTTGCTTGAAGTTTTATGGTATCTTGAGTTTAAGTCTATTAAACTTCACGCTACTGGTTTTAGTCAGGGACACATATTGTCTAAGACACATTTGTTTGTCCCTTTTCTTTCTAGTGGTTGGAATTTACGTTGCATGGATTCTGGCAATATGCACCATTTTGTTGGTGCAGATTCCTCCTGCATAAGTTGGGGCCATGCTCAGTATGGAGAGCTGGGATATGGTCCGAATGGACAAAAGTATGTGTTCTTATTTATCATAACAGCtttgtgtttttttgtttttctgagTCTGTCTTTTCTATTGTATATACTTAACCTTGTGTCTTCTTTTTAGGTCTTCAGCAGTTCCCAAAAAGGTAGACATTTTGGAGGGCGTGCATGTTATCAGGTGGATATAAATTAACAGTATAGTCGTGCACCTATAATACTATGTGCTGTGAATTTTCTGTGGAAGGGAAGGAACTGACGAGTGTTTTTTTGTATCTCTTTGTAGTGTTGCATGTGGTATGGGCCATTCAATGGTCATTGTTGATAGAACAAATGTTGGTGACAGACTTGATGAGGTAAATTTCCAACTACAGGgtttattttgaaaaccaCAACAGAGAAGGCCAAGCATAGCTATTCTGTTCCCTGTTCTTAATTCTTGATAATAATTACAATCCTAGTTTCTTCTTTGTAAGCCCTCTGGGCTATGATATGTTGTTCATCTCATAGAAGAGACCATTTCAGGAATAGAAATGcttgcttttaaaaaaaaaaaatggtaaagttactaaatatttttcacttttctttaTATTAGAGATCAAGTGTCTTTTTTACACTTGATGGTGTACGTTCCGAAATGTATGGTTTTTATGCCAACCCCCCCAGGAATTGAGCAATATATTTGTGATAAAACCCTTGCTTTTGGTGACTTTATTAATACTTCTAAAAGTTTTGAAGGgcttagtttttaattttatggaCATGAATATTGCTGCAAGCTATTAGTGGTATCAGTCTCGAGTCATCTTTCCCACTTTTTGATCATGACTACAATCTTATCTTGCTGAACCTTTAATTTCAAGTTTGAACCAGGGAGATGTTTTTGTTGCTCGCTACTGACAGCATTGATGTAGTTTGATGTCTGGCACTTGCTGCTGCtttttttctgattttgaGATATTGAAAATGTAAAGGCTCAtgtctaaattatttatgttttttcaCAGCTGGATGTATATGACGGTAAAACTTCTGGTGAAGGTATGTGTTGAGGTTTATTGTGTCTCCGTCTTTGTCTCTTCACAATTTTCAACTAATTGGGGTTATAGTCAGTGACCACTAACATTGCTGTCGTCCAGTTGACAATTACTGAATTTGAAGTAATGGGACTTGGACATGGACACTGATGTATAAATTACTCTTCCGGCAGGGACTGAGGTACCAGATGCCAAAACTCCAGTTTCTAAgccaaacaataaaaaagcTGCCAGTAAAACTCCCAATGACtcaaagaagaggaagaagtcAAAAGATTCATCTGACtcagaggaagaagaagaaggagaagaagagaaTAGCGATGTTGAGAGTGATAGCAGTGGAGAACAGGTCAATGGTAAGGTTTCTGGCAGAGGTCGAGGTAAGGGTGCTAAGAAGTCCACTTCAGGGGGAAAAGGCACTGGTCGTGGACGAGGTCGCCCTCCTGCAAACAAAAGTTCGCAGTCCTCTCAAGTGAAAACAGGTAAGAGAGGACGGCCCCGGAAGTCATAAGTGTTACACATTCCCAGTCCGATGGGAAATTTTGTTCTCTCACTGTAGAGAAGTGTGCTTCTTTATACATTGGCCACTTTATTTGCATTTTTCCAACAAGaattgttttaatattattgcTGTTGAGGCCCTCAAGTCCTCAACTCGTGATTACCTGATGAAACGAATACTCCTGAAGTAACAGttaaattgttttcttttctttccgaTGATTGGTGAAGAGCAGTGAGAATATACTTTTGTTCCTTGAATGGCAGCTTGCACCCTTTTGTTGAAGTGAAGTTCTTACttgttttcttgtttattatttgatatatTACACCCTCAGCCCTAAACCGCAAAAATCATATTGAAATTAAGAACATTTAATTTTTCGTGCCAAGAGAACTGAAGAATTATAATTTGCTCCGGCATTTGCCTTAATGTAAAGTACATGAACAAACTGTTGATAAAATGCTCCGAGCTAAGAACAAAACAGCAAATGAAATCTAGGAGTAAACTACCTTAAGAATTTCTGATCAATTAACCTCAGCAAAGATCATTTTTCTGGAACATGGTAAGACCTGAATTCACATCGAGGTCCCAGTCCTCCTTAATGATCCCATCAGGCATATCCCAATCAAATTTGTGAAGAAGATTTGCAAGCCCGAGCTCCACCACTACAGTGCCCATGGTAATTCCAGGGCAACGTCATCGACCAGCACCAAATGGGATTAATTCAAAGTCCAGTCCTCTATAGTCAATGGAACTACCAAGAAATCTCTCCGGACAGAAGCTTTCCGGATTTTCCCAAACTTCGGGGTCTCTTCCGATTGCCCATGCACTCACGTAAACTAGAGTTTTAGCTGGAATCTCGTAGTTCCCAATGTTGCTCTTTCGAATTGTTTCTTGTGGGATTAGCAATGGAACTACGGGTTGTAATCTAAACGTTTCTTTCACCACCGCTTTCAGATAAAAAAGACTTTGGATATCATTTTCATCTGCAAAACCTTTCTTTCCAATCAAATTTCTGACTTCTTCTTGAGCTCTCTTCATTGATCTGGGGTTCTTCATTAAAAAGGTCATGACCCTAACTATTGCAACAGAGCTTTTATCCCTTCCGGCGAGAAAAACATTCTGCACAGAAAAAGTAACAGACTAGCGAACACGAGGATTGATATTCTTCCGAGAATAATCTAGAAAAGATTTAATAATCAAAGCAAACTTTTGTTATAGAAGTTGACCATGAGTATGGCTTTGACGTGATCAAGAGTGAGATCAACCGTAGTTTCACGATCCTTCTAGATTTGTAAGAAGACATCAACTCCATCTTCATGCTCGGGTCTTGGCCTCTTTGGGTCCATATGTTCTTTGACCAGTTCTTAGTAAAATGCATCAAACTCTTTGAAATTCCTTTCCAGGCGGTCGAGTAAGCCAGCGAGTTTATCAACCCAAGCCATGAAGGGAAAGTAAtcagagaaaaagaagctCGTAAACATTGCATGAGTATCATAAATTAATCTATGAAATCTACTTTCACTTCCTTCATTTTCATACCCCTTGCCAAACCCGACTCTGCAAATTATGGTGCTTGTCAGACGAATCATTGCCTCGCTCAAGTTGATTGGTTTAGAATCAACAGATGCATTGGATATTTTTTCGATCGTTTTGGAAACCTCCTCTTCTCGAATAGGACGATAAAGTTGAACTCTATTAGAGTTTAGGAGATGAACCATGAATACTTTCTTGGTTTCCCTCCAATAAGCATTATATGGTGAAAGGGCCACATCTGAACCAATGTAGGAGAACTTCTGCAGGCCACGCAATGGAGGCCTACTCCAGAAATCAAGGTCATGAATCTTCATGACCTCTTCAGCCATATTTGCTGAAGAAACTACTAAGGTTGGCCTAAAACCAAGTCGCAACATCATGAGAGGACCATATTTCTTGGAAAGCTCCCAATAGTGGACATGAGGGGCTGAGCTTTCAATTTGGTGTAAGTTACCGATCAAGGGAAGGCCTCGTAGACCTGGTGGCAGAGGAGTATTTTCATAGTACTTTTTGTGTTTTCGGATaagaaagaagaggaagagaggGAGGGCTAGAAGGAAATACAACACCATGATTGAACCCTGCAGTTGCACGAGGGAATTCAAACAATGAACATTGCTACTCTTACATAGAGGAGCAGTTCTAGTAGATTGGGATAAAGTTCTTCATATGCAACAGTTTCAATCAAGGTATTAGTCCCaaacaaggaaaaatcaagaaagaaaagtggCACATCTTTTAACTCTAATCAGACCAACATGTCGACGACAAATAGTTAAGAAAGAAAACCGAAGCTAATTGACATTGATTTTGTTGTATGAATCAAATAGTTATTAAcgtaaacaaaaaataataaaaaaaacataaagacAATGTGATTATTATACAGTCAAAATGAActctttttattgattttatcttttatcttGTTACTTGCATGCCTTTGTCCTATAGTCGGGCTATAGAAAATTACCTACTCATCATGACTAATTTGGCTATCCTTCTCTTTGATCGATGGagtaggaaaaaaaatgatattactACTAAATATAGAAGAGAAGCATTCACTCTACCCATGGACCCTCTTTATTCTTCGTAGACCGTAGAATGTTGACACCACAGATCAGGACTCGCCCCATGCATGGGCCAAGCGATAGGGCATACGGCCACGAACCATCAACGATCGAACAAAGGGTTCAGTTTGGGTCCAGTAGCTCACGTGATTCATGTCCCAATTTTAGGATGAGATATAACCAACCAATGGAGAAAAAAAGCTAGCCCACGATCTAATACTATGGGTCTCGACCCTGGACCATCATGGCCCAAACCATTGAACTAACGTgattttacttatatttattgccctttctttttcttgaccAACACATTCCTAATTACAGAAGTACAAGTAAGACGTCGCATGTagtattataattaatattttctttggTGTCCTAGTTAGTGATATGAGAGTTGGTTAAAGAGTAATTAATTGCAGacaatttaatttgattaagttaatggtattatataataataaaaaagtcaaaattgaaaatgaggTTTGTCTATGATGAATAAGGATaacaggttttttttttttttagtttcctTGCTAGATGCAATCTATGTTTTGGGTTTCATGGTTTCTTCTAATACGTTGCTTTCATTTTGAAGGCAACTTCATGTATGAGgtattttctgttttcttaGACAAATAAAATTCCAGCAAAAGATATATAGAGATAAATTTAGTCGATTGTTATATCCCTTTTTCTCAAAGCTTGAATGGAGCTTCAAGCCAATAAGTGATGTGTCTATTTATTGATTGAAAGATTCAAAGAATTATGGAAAAATTTACTTGATCACTCAATTAGAGCATCATGAATTACTTAAAAGAAAGTCAAATTAGACTAAGGTTAACTTAATTAAGGATGATTAGATTCTATTTCTCGAAGCAAAAAAGAACTTAAAAGATACATTAACGTACACGAATTTACAATACAAAATACATAATATTAAATGTAGTTCACACCCAAAACTAAGGCATGCTAGCTGGAAATTAAGCTACCAGTATAACATTTCATGCGTTAAACATTAATCTTGCTGGCCACAAGGCAAagagcatttttttttgtggacAGTAATACCAGGTACTACCTCAAAGTCTAAGTCTTCCTTGTTCATACCAGTCGGCATTTCCCAATcaaatttgtaaagaagatTAGCAAGGGCAAGCTCCACACTTGCAGCTCCCATATGTATTCCAGGACAAATCCTTCTACCGGCACCAAATGGTATGAGCTCAAAATTTAGTCCTTTGTAGTCAACAGAGCTGCCAATGAATCTCTCCGGATAAAACTCTTTTGGATTTTCCCAAACTTCGGAGTCTCTTCCGACTGCCCACGCATTCACATAAACTAAGGTTTTTGCAGGTATTTCGTACCCGCTTATGTTGCACTTTCGCATTGTTTCTCGTGGCACTAATAAGGGAACTATTGGTTGCAATCTAAATGTTTCTTTTATCACAGCTTTAAGAtgaattaagccttgaacgTCATCTTCATTTacaaaacttttttttcctatCAAACTTCTGATTTCCTCTTGAACTTTCTTCAAACACCTAGGATTTTTCATTAGGAAGGTCATGACCCATATCACAGCGGCAGTGCTAATATCCGTTCCAGTAGTAAACACATTCtgcataaaagaaaaaaaaataaaagcatgatatatatatatatatatatatatatatatatatatatatatatatagtagtaNNNNNNNNNNNNNNNNNNNNNNNNNNNNNNNNNNNNNNNNNNNNNNNNNNNNNNNNNNNNNNNNNNNNNNNNNNNNNNNNNNNNNNNNNNNNNNNNNNNNNNNNNNNNNNNNNNNNNNNNNNNNNNNNNNNNNNNNNNNNNNNNNNNNNNNNNNNNNNNNNNNNNNNNNNNNNNNNNNNNNNNNNNNNNNNNNNNNNNNNNNNNNNNNNNNNNNNNNNNNNNNNNNNNNNNNNNNNNNNNNNNNNNNNNNNNNNNNNNNNNNNNNNNNNNNNNNNNNNNNNNNNNNNNNNNNNNNNNNNNNNNNNNNNNNNNNNNNNNNNNNNNNNNNNNNNNNNNNNNNNNNNNNNNNNNNNNNNNNNNNNNNNNNNNNNNNNNNNNNNNNNNNNNNNNNNNNNNNNNNNNNNNNNNNNNNNNNNNNNNNNNNNNNNNNNNNNNNNNNNNNNNNNNNNNNNNNNNNNNNNNNNNNNNNNNNNNNNNNNNNNNNNNNNNNNNNNNNNNNNNNNNNNNNNNNNNNNNNNNNNNNNNNNNNNNNNNNNNNNNNNNNNNNNNNNNNNNNNNNNNNNNNNNNNNNNNNNNNNNNNNNNNNNNNNNNNNNNNNNNNNNNNNNNNNNNNNNNNNNNNNNNNNNNNNNNNNNNNNNNNNNNNNNNNNNNNNNNNNNNNNNNNNNNNNNNNNNNNNNNNNNNNNNNNNNNNNNNNNNNNNNNNNNNNNNNNNNNNNNNNNNNNNNNNNNNNNNNNNNNNNNNNNNNNNNNNNNNNNNNNNNNNNNNNNNNNNNNNNNNNNNNNNNNNNNNNNNNNNNNNNNNNNNNNNNNNNNNNNNNNNNNNNNNNNNNNNNNNNNNNNNNNNNNNNNNNNNNNNNNNNNNNNNNNNNNNNNNNNNNNNNNNNNNNNNNNNNNNNNNNNNNNNNNNNNNNNNNNNNNNNNNNNNNNNNNNNNNNNNNNNNNNNNNNNNNNNNNNNNNNNNNNNNNNNNNNNNNNNNNNNNNNNNNNNNNNNNNNNNNNNNNNNNNNNNNNNNNNNNNNNNNNNNNNNNNNNNNNNNNNNNNNNNNNNNNNNNNNNNNNNNNNNNNNNNNNNNNNNNNNNNNNNNNNNNNNNNNNNNNNNNNNNNNNNNNNNNNNNNNNNNNNNNNNNNNNNNNNNNNNNNNNNNNNNNNNNNNNNNNNNNNNNNNNNNNNNNNNNNNNNNNNNNNNNNNNNNNNNNNNNNNNNNNNNNNNNNNNNNNNNNNNNNNNNNNNNNNNNNNNNNNNNNNNNNNNNNNNNNNNNNNNNNNNNNNNNNNNNNNNNNNNNNNNNNNNNNNNNNNNNNNNNNNNNNNNNNNNNNNNNNNNNNNNNNNNNNNNNNNNNNNNNNNNNNNNNNNNNNNNNNNNNNNNNNNNNNNNNNNNNNNNNNNNNNNNNNNNNNNNNNNNNNNNNNNNNNNNNNNNNNNNNNNNNNNNNNNNNNNNNNNNNNNNNNNNNNNNNNNNNNNNNNNNNNNNNNNNNNNNNNNNNNNNNNNNNNNNNNNNNNNNNNNNNNNNNNNNNNNNNNNNNNNNNNNNNNNNNNNNNNNNNNNNNNNNNNNNNNNNNNNNNNNNNNNNNNNNNNNNNNNNNNNNNNNNNNNNNNNNNNNNNNNNNNNNNNNNNNNNNNNNNNNNNNNNNNNNNNNNNNNNNNtatacatatatatatatatatatatatatatatatatgatgcaGACGATTACAACATGTCGGAACAGTGCAAAggtagaaaacaaaaatgctGCTACATGAACTTTTAATACGTCGTCGTCGTATTAATATAATCTTGTGGAGCACGTTGTGGTTAAGATCGATCCCATCGTGAAGAAAGTTGGAAGTAAGGACCATTTCTCACTCGCCCCATGCATGGGCATTGCCTAGGGCCACGAACCATCAGCGACGAACAAAGGCTTCATTTTGGGCTCAATAGCTCATGTGATCATGTCCCAACTTTAGGATGCGATTGTTAGGAAAAAAGGTAGCCTACGTTCTACTACATTATGGGGCTCGACTCTGGACCGTCATGGCTCAAAACTTTGAATTATCGtaattttacttatatttatTTGGCCAAGACAGAATAATGATTAATCTCTGCCAACCTCACATTGCAATTGTCCGGAGTCCTTTTACCTCACAGAGTAGTATTGTCTCACTATCTAAGTCCTTGTCAGCTTTTTGATGATTAAgcattaaattaagataaaaaatacaCTTAGattaaacatatttaaattGATGATGTCCTGATagattatatattataaaattaattagaagGAGAATTTGAATATGAACACGTTTTAAGTAAACACGTTTAAATTGATGATCTCCTGACCGATTatattatgaaattaattaaatggaGAACTTGGGTATGAACATGTTTTAAGTAATTCATCTTTGATTATGACTGATATATAGTGTTCTGTCCCGTCCAAATTGAATTAGTGAgaacttttaatataaaaaaattaaacagaaCCGACATAGTAATAATTAGTGACCTCGCTGTACGTCAAACTATTTGGAAACAGGAAAATAAAGTTGCTGTTGTTTTTGTCTATTGCTATTCAAATGATGTTGGCTATGATGAATCATGGGGACacagtttttctttctttagctTTCTTTATTTGAAAGATAAAAACTTCATTAATTGAACCATCAGGGAA from the Theobroma cacao cultivar B97-61/B2 chromosome 8, Criollo_cocoa_genome_V2, whole genome shotgun sequence genome contains:
- the LOC18591505 gene encoding LOW QUALITY PROTEIN: cytochrome P450 83B1 (The sequence of the model RefSeq protein was modified relative to this genomic sequence to represent the inferred CDS: deleted 1 base in 1 codon), which encodes MQNVFTTGTDISTAAVIWVMTFLMKNPRCLKKVQEEIRSLIGKKSFVNEDDVQGLIHLKAVIKETFRLQPIVPLLVPRETMRKCNISGYEIPAKTLVYVNAWAVGRDSEVWENPKEFYPERFIGSSVDYKGLNFELIPFGAGRRICPGIHMGAASVELALANLLYKFDWEMPTGMNKEDLDFEVVPGITVHKKNALCLVASKINV